The Flexivirga oryzae genome has a segment encoding these proteins:
- a CDS encoding nuclear transport factor 2 family protein has translation MATAEELLRELCARINAHSWDALAELLHADFVCRYVHTGERLDAEGWVRLNAEYPGFERLEVLDVVAAGNRAVCRARIVGGSHGSTEEFQVASFITERDGLIAELTEVWADVGAEPPEGTR, from the coding sequence ATGGCGACCGCAGAGGAACTGCTACGAGAGTTGTGCGCGCGGATCAACGCGCACTCGTGGGACGCATTGGCCGAACTGCTGCACGCGGACTTCGTCTGCCGTTACGTGCACACGGGCGAGAGGCTCGACGCTGAAGGCTGGGTGCGTCTCAACGCCGAATACCCGGGGTTCGAACGGTTGGAGGTCCTCGATGTCGTGGCCGCCGGTAACCGTGCGGTGTGCCGCGCCCGCATCGTCGGCGGATCGCACGGCAGCACCGAGGAGTTCCAGGTCGCCAGCTTCATCACCGAGCGCGACGGTCTGATCGCCGAACTCACCGAGGTGTGGGCGGACGTCGGCGCCGAGCCTCCGGAGGGCACACGATGA
- the bioD gene encoding dethiobiotin synthase has product MSVIVVSGTDTDVGKTIATAAIAASAGERGSSVVVYKPTQTGVACDEPGDVAVVERLTGVRGEDGARLGAAMAPRPAAALEAAALPSLEEHVGRVRQLETSYDLVLVEGAGGLLVELTDAGETIADLAHELAAPVVVVARSALGTLNHTALTLEALEHRGVHPLGVLIGSWPLTPSVVEISNREALDAGAVPLLGAIPAGAGALSRDEFVAAAESWLPGLPR; this is encoded by the coding sequence ATGAGCGTCATCGTGGTGAGCGGGACCGACACCGACGTCGGGAAAACCATTGCTACTGCGGCGATTGCTGCTTCCGCCGGCGAGCGAGGATCCTCGGTCGTCGTGTACAAGCCGACGCAGACCGGTGTCGCCTGTGACGAACCGGGTGACGTGGCGGTGGTGGAACGGCTGACCGGTGTGCGCGGCGAGGACGGTGCGCGACTGGGGGCGGCGATGGCGCCGCGACCCGCGGCCGCGTTGGAAGCGGCAGCACTCCCGTCGCTCGAGGAACACGTCGGCCGCGTCCGGCAGCTCGAGACGTCATACGACCTCGTGCTCGTGGAAGGTGCCGGCGGGTTGCTGGTCGAACTCACGGACGCGGGCGAGACCATCGCCGACCTGGCGCACGAGTTGGCCGCTCCAGTGGTCGTGGTGGCGCGGTCGGCGCTCGGGACGCTGAATCACACGGCGCTCACGCTGGAGGCGTTGGAACATCGCGGGGTGCACCCGCTGGGTGTGCTGATCGGGTCCTGGCCGCTGACACCCTCGGTGGTCGAGATCAGCAATCGTGAGGCGTTGGATGCCGGCGCGGTGCCGCTGCTCGGCGCCATACCGGCTGGTGCCGGTGCACTGTCACGCGACGAGTTCGTCGCAGCCGCGGAGAGCTGGCTGCCTGGACTACCCCGCTAG
- a CDS encoding 8-amino-7-oxononanoate synthase, whose amino-acid sequence MRWSAWLAERDALRAERGVQRADPVVRDDTIVDLASNDYLGLSRDPRVIAGAVEAAERYGAGAGASRLVTGTLPVHHELEASLCGLTGWPAALVFSTGYAANLGVVSALTGRGAHILLDAHAHASLHDAARMSRSPYETFPHNDPGALDARLRALDGVRVLVAVESIYSVLGDAAPVDELYAVCRAHGALLVVDEAHGIGVAGAGRGLVHSLGLAGASDLVLTATLSKSLGSQGGAVLTDGTVRDHLVNSARSFIFDTGLAPAAAGAALVAARLVSADPLLARAVHERAAVISERCGIRPAAGVVQSLPTPDPATAVAAREALRANGVLVGCFRPPSVPDGVSRLRITARADLPLSAVDDAATKIATAGRRCTQVAQ is encoded by the coding sequence ATGAGGTGGTCCGCATGGCTCGCGGAGCGGGACGCGCTGCGCGCGGAACGTGGTGTGCAACGCGCTGATCCGGTCGTTCGGGACGACACGATCGTCGACCTGGCTTCGAACGACTACCTGGGGTTGTCGCGCGACCCGCGGGTGATTGCCGGTGCTGTGGAGGCGGCCGAGCGATATGGGGCGGGCGCGGGCGCATCACGGCTGGTCACGGGCACACTTCCGGTGCATCACGAACTCGAAGCGAGTTTGTGTGGGTTGACCGGTTGGCCTGCAGCCCTTGTCTTTTCGACCGGGTATGCCGCGAACCTCGGCGTCGTGAGCGCTCTCACCGGACGGGGTGCGCACATCCTGTTGGACGCGCACGCGCATGCCTCGCTGCACGATGCGGCCAGAATGTCACGATCCCCGTACGAGACGTTCCCGCACAACGATCCTGGCGCGCTGGACGCGCGGTTGCGGGCACTGGACGGTGTGCGTGTCCTGGTCGCGGTCGAGTCGATCTACTCGGTCCTCGGGGATGCCGCGCCGGTCGACGAGCTGTATGCCGTCTGTCGCGCCCACGGCGCCCTGCTGGTGGTCGACGAGGCACACGGGATCGGTGTCGCCGGTGCCGGCCGCGGGCTCGTGCATTCTCTCGGTCTCGCGGGAGCGTCGGACCTCGTCCTCACCGCGACCCTGTCGAAATCCCTTGGCTCACAAGGTGGCGCCGTGCTGACCGACGGGACGGTGCGCGACCACCTGGTGAACTCGGCACGCTCGTTCATCTTCGACACCGGGCTCGCGCCGGCCGCGGCGGGCGCTGCGCTGGTGGCTGCCCGGTTGGTCAGCGCCGACCCCCTCCTGGCGCGTGCGGTCCACGAACGTGCCGCGGTCATCAGCGAACGTTGCGGCATCCGACCGGCCGCAGGAGTGGTGCAGTCGTTGCCGACGCCCGATCCGGCGACCGCGGTGGCCGCTCGGGAAGCGTTGCGTGCCAACGGGGTTCTGGTCGGGTGCTTCCGTCCGCCGAGCGTGCCGGACGGTGTGTCCCGGCTGCGCATCACGGCGCGTGCGGATCTGCCGCTGTCCGCCGTGGACGACGCCGCGACGAAGATCGCCACCGCCGGTCGCCGGTGCACACAGGTTGCGCAATGA
- a CDS encoding adenosylmethionine--8-amino-7-oxononanoate transaminase, with the protein MPERALLDRDQGLVWHPYAPLDGPAPYVVSAASGARLTLQCADGTVTEVVDAMASWWCAVHGYRHPVLDGAAHAQVDSFSHVMFGGLTHEPAVGLAERLVRLAPGPMAHVFFADSGSVSVEVALKLALQYQAAVGRPDRQSFLTVRGGYHGDTFAAMSVCDPVDGMHSAFPGVLATQVFAPRPPIAVLDADGRWESDESAMARWESSFRALAAAHAGELAAIIVEPILQGAGGMRPYHPRCLQVMREVADEHGMLLIADEIATGFGRTGTLFACEWANVSPDVICVGKALTGGYLSLAAVLTTAQVGAAITGSPFRALLHGPTFMANPLACAIANASLDLLERTWSRDVARVGDALRHGLAPATDLTSVVDVRTVGAVGVIQLGRPVDVPAVTAAAVRNGVWVRPFRDLVYAMPPYICSDEEVATICRGMVAAVEEVHG; encoded by the coding sequence ATGCCTGAGCGTGCGCTGCTCGACCGCGATCAGGGACTGGTGTGGCATCCGTATGCACCGCTGGACGGGCCTGCACCGTATGTCGTTTCGGCCGCGTCCGGGGCACGGTTGACCCTGCAGTGTGCGGACGGAACGGTGACCGAGGTTGTCGACGCCATGGCGTCGTGGTGGTGCGCGGTGCACGGCTATCGGCACCCGGTGCTGGACGGGGCCGCACACGCACAGGTCGACAGTTTCAGCCACGTGATGTTCGGCGGACTGACGCACGAGCCGGCGGTCGGCCTCGCGGAACGGTTGGTCCGCCTGGCACCGGGCCCGATGGCGCACGTCTTCTTCGCCGACTCCGGGTCGGTCTCGGTGGAGGTCGCACTGAAGCTGGCGCTGCAGTACCAGGCCGCGGTGGGCCGACCCGACCGGCAGAGCTTCCTAACAGTGCGCGGCGGTTATCACGGCGACACCTTCGCGGCGATGAGCGTGTGCGACCCGGTGGACGGGATGCACTCGGCCTTTCCGGGCGTCCTCGCGACCCAGGTCTTCGCGCCGCGGCCACCCATCGCGGTTCTCGACGCCGACGGACGATGGGAGTCCGACGAATCCGCGATGGCGAGGTGGGAGTCGTCCTTCCGGGCTCTGGCGGCGGCGCACGCCGGTGAGCTCGCGGCGATCATCGTGGAGCCGATCCTGCAAGGGGCGGGCGGGATGCGGCCCTACCACCCGCGCTGCCTGCAGGTCATGCGTGAGGTGGCCGACGAGCACGGCATGTTGTTGATCGCCGACGAGATCGCCACCGGATTCGGCCGCACCGGAACGCTCTTCGCGTGTGAATGGGCAAATGTGTCGCCGGACGTCATCTGTGTGGGCAAGGCCCTCACCGGCGGCTACCTGTCGCTCGCGGCAGTGCTGACGACCGCGCAGGTCGGCGCCGCGATCACCGGGTCCCCTTTCCGTGCACTGCTGCACGGACCGACCTTCATGGCCAATCCGTTGGCCTGCGCCATCGCGAACGCCTCCCTCGACCTGCTCGAGCGCACCTGGAGTCGCGATGTCGCACGTGTGGGCGACGCGTTACGGCATGGTCTGGCTCCGGCGACCGACCTCACCTCCGTGGTGGACGTGCGCACCGTCGGCGCCGTCGGCGTCATACAACTCGGGCGACCTGTCGACGTGCCGGCGGTGACCGCTGCCGCGGTGCGGAACGGCGTGTGGGTCAGGCCGTTCCGCGATCTGGTCTATGCGATGCCGCCATACATCTGCAGCGACGAGGAGGTCGCAACGATCTGTCGTGGCATGGTGGCGGCGGTCGAGGAGGTGCACGGATGA
- the bioB gene encoding biotin synthase BioB: protein MFNTVTSLDDRVSEILAGDPATPEDALAVLLTPDQDVLALTASVARLRRRYFGDTVKVNYLVNLKSGLCPEDCHYCSQALGSQADILKYKWLRTDEAIDQATAGVRGGASRVCLVSSGRGPTNRDVDRVSAMVSALKDSHPQVEVCACLGLLQDGQAEKLRAAGVDAYNHNINTAESHHDSIVTTHTYADRVDTIGKATEAGLSPCSGLIAGLGETDEQLVEALFALRELDSASIPVNFLMPFDGTPLEGTWELTPLRCLRILAMARMVCPDKEIRIAGGRELHLRSLQGQALHLANSIFLGDYLTSEGQAATDDLALIEDNGFAVLGAEATPERDAGRDPSIRRRGAGTGLRPNA from the coding sequence GTGTTCAATACCGTGACGTCGCTCGACGACCGTGTCAGTGAGATTCTTGCAGGCGACCCGGCAACGCCCGAGGACGCGCTCGCCGTGCTGCTGACGCCGGACCAGGACGTGCTCGCCCTCACCGCGTCCGTCGCACGGTTGCGGCGCCGCTATTTCGGCGACACGGTGAAGGTGAACTACCTGGTCAACCTCAAGTCCGGCCTCTGCCCCGAGGACTGCCACTACTGCTCGCAGGCGCTCGGCTCGCAGGCGGACATCCTGAAGTACAAGTGGCTGCGGACCGACGAGGCGATCGACCAGGCCACGGCGGGCGTGCGCGGGGGCGCGTCACGGGTCTGTCTGGTCAGCAGCGGGCGTGGCCCGACGAACCGCGATGTCGACCGGGTGAGCGCGATGGTCAGCGCCCTGAAGGACAGTCACCCGCAGGTCGAGGTCTGTGCGTGTCTCGGCCTGCTGCAGGACGGCCAGGCGGAGAAGCTGCGGGCGGCCGGCGTCGATGCGTACAACCACAACATCAACACCGCTGAGTCGCATCACGATTCGATCGTGACGACACACACCTACGCCGACCGCGTCGACACCATCGGGAAGGCGACGGAGGCCGGCCTCTCCCCCTGCTCCGGACTCATCGCCGGGCTCGGTGAGACCGACGAGCAACTGGTGGAGGCACTCTTCGCGTTGCGTGAACTGGACTCCGCCTCGATCCCGGTCAACTTCCTGATGCCCTTCGACGGGACCCCGCTGGAGGGCACCTGGGAGCTCACGCCGCTGCGCTGCCTGCGCATCCTGGCCATGGCGCGAATGGTGTGTCCCGACAAGGAGATCCGCATCGCTGGCGGCCGGGAGCTGCACCTGCGGTCACTGCAGGGGCAGGCCCTGCACCTGGCGAACTCGATCTTCCTCGGCGACTACCTGACGTCCGAGGGCCAGGCCGCCACGGACGACCTGGCGCTCATCGAGGACAACGGCTTCGCGGTGCTCGGCGCGGAGGCGACGCCGGAGCGGGACGCGGGTCGTGATCCGTCCATCCGCCGTCGCGGTGCGGGCACCGGACTGCGACCCAATGCCTGA
- a CDS encoding TetR/AcrR family transcriptional regulator, with translation MALTHDEVIDAAVELLRTHGLADLTMRRLARELQVQPGALYWHVDNKQTLLVQVAGRVLSEITIRGSGSPVTDIRRLAKAIRAAVLPVPDGSDVVALGYALDPDSSPVFGQLRRLVGELAADPGAATDLLVHHVLGSVGDEQNRRLADLPTRGAAAAFDHGLELALAAITATPQPRSAHG, from the coding sequence ATGGCGTTGACGCACGACGAGGTGATCGATGCTGCCGTCGAGTTGCTGCGCACGCACGGCCTCGCCGACCTGACGATGCGCCGCCTCGCCCGCGAACTCCAGGTGCAGCCCGGTGCGCTCTACTGGCACGTCGACAACAAGCAGACGCTGCTCGTCCAGGTCGCGGGCCGGGTGCTCTCCGAGATCACGATCAGGGGCAGCGGCAGCCCGGTCACGGACATCCGCCGGCTCGCGAAGGCGATCCGCGCCGCGGTGCTGCCGGTCCCGGACGGCTCGGACGTGGTCGCGCTCGGCTATGCGCTCGACCCGGACTCCAGCCCGGTCTTCGGGCAGCTGCGCCGACTGGTCGGGGAGCTCGCCGCGGATCCTGGCGCAGCAACCGATCTGCTCGTCCACCACGTGCTCGGGTCGGTCGGAGACGAACAGAACAGGCGACTCGCCGACCTGCCCACCCGCGGCGCCGCGGCCGCGTTCGACCACGGACTCGAGCTCGCGCTGGCCGCCATCACCGCAACACCACAACCAAGGAGCGCCCATGGCTGA
- a CDS encoding DinB family protein: MADAIAPDTKDWTWVIERRCPECGFDASQVTGDQLGALIRAAADPWTRLLASPDANVRDTPDKWSRLEYGAHVRDVCRVFDDRLTLMLTTDDAVFENWDQDAAAEAGNYALEDPLAVADAIQAGAGALADDYDEVRGDAWQRRGLRSNGSHFTVLTLGQYCLHDLAHHLHDVGAQVPER, translated from the coding sequence ATGGCTGATGCAATAGCCCCGGACACCAAGGACTGGACCTGGGTGATCGAAAGACGCTGCCCCGAATGTGGTTTCGACGCCTCGCAGGTCACCGGCGACCAGCTCGGCGCGCTGATCCGCGCGGCCGCCGACCCCTGGACGCGGCTGCTCGCGTCACCGGACGCCAATGTGCGGGATACGCCCGACAAGTGGTCCCGCCTGGAGTACGGCGCCCACGTCCGCGACGTCTGCAGGGTCTTCGACGACCGCCTGACGCTGATGCTGACGACCGACGACGCCGTCTTCGAGAACTGGGACCAGGACGCCGCCGCGGAAGCCGGCAACTACGCACTGGAGGATCCGCTCGCGGTCGCGGACGCCATACAAGCGGGCGCCGGCGCGCTCGCCGACGACTACGACGAGGTGCGTGGTGACGCGTGGCAGCGGCGCGGGCTGCGCAGCAACGGCTCGCACTTCACCGTCCTCACCCTGGGGCAGTACTGCCTGCACGACCTGGCACACCACCTGCACGATGTGGGTGCCCAGGTGCCGGAACGGTAG